DNA from Gammaproteobacteria bacterium:
CTTGTGCACCCTGTTGGGCGGTTTGGCCGCGTTGGTGTGGGGCGGCGCCTTGGTCAGTACCTTCAGCAAGGGATTTCTGGCGTCCGGATTTCCGGTGAGCCTCACCTTCGTGGCCGGGGTAATGGTGGGTGCGGCCGGTTGGGTGTTCACGGCCACGCGCTTAGGTTTGCCGGTCTCCACCACGCACGCCCTGCTCGGTGGCGTGGTGGGCGCGGCCCTGGTGTTGGCAGGGCCGGAAGGGCTGCGTACCGCCGCCATCGCCAATAAGGCCCTGTTGCCCTTGCTGGTGAGTCCGGTGATTGCCGTTGCGCTTTGCTGGGGACTGTTGCTGACGGCAAGATTTGTGGAAAAAATGATCCCGGCCTGGAGCCCGGGCTGCTGTGACCAAGAGGCGTGGCAAAAAAATCCGTTCGTCTGCGCGCAAAACGCCGAACAGTTACCCTTGCCTTGGGTGCAGCGCATCTGGATCGGGTTGCACTGGCTCTCCAGCGGCGCGACCAGTTTTGCGCGCGGCTTGAATGACGTGCCCAAGATCGCCGCCTTTCTGGTTCTGGTGACAGCGCTGGCGCCCAGCCTGCCCGCCGCTGTTGTTCAATACAACGCCGTCTGGCCGATCGTCGCGGTGACCCTGTTCATGGGCTTGGGCAGCGTGTGGGGCGGTTTCAGGGTATTGCAGGTGCTGGCGCACCGCGTCACACCCATGGACACCCGCACCGGCCTGGTCGCCAACGTCGGCACCTCCTTCCTGGTGCTCGCCGCCACGCCGTTGGGCCTGCCGGTTTCCACCACGCATGTGAGCACCGGCGCCTTGATGGGTATCCGCTGGGGCGAGGGCGTGAAACCGGATCAAGCCGATGCCTTGAAGCTCATTCTGTTCGGCTGGGTGATTACCCTTCCGGTGGCCGCCCTGCTGGCCGCCGCAACGGTTTGGCTGTCACGCTGGGCTTAGCGCCATGCGCGCCACCCTGCCACTGCTCGAAGTCACCGACTTTCCCGCCTTGCGCCGCGGGAAACTGGAAACCTTGCAAGTCAATCTGGGTTATCTGTGTAATCAAGCCTGCGTGCACTGCCATGTGAACGCCGGCCCCACCCGCAAGGAGATCATGCAGCGCGACACCGTGGACTGCGTGCTGGATTATCTGCGTGCTACCAGAATGAGCGCTTTGGATCTCACAGGCGGTGCGCCTGAAATGAACCCGGACTTCAAGTATCTGGTGCGTGGCGCGTGTGACCTGGGTGTGAGGGTCATAGACCGCTGTAACCTCACCGTGCTGGAACTACCTGGGCATGAGGATACGGCGCGGTTCCTGGCCGAGCACCAGGTGGAGATTACCGCCTC
Protein-coding regions in this window:
- a CDS encoding inorganic phosphate transporter; translation: MTLLLIALLVLALAWANGANDVAKGVATLTGGGVTGARRAIVWGTLCTLLGGLAALVWGGALVSTFSKGFLASGFPVSLTFVAGVMVGAAGWVFTATRLGLPVSTTHALLGGVVGAALVLAGPEGLRTAAIANKALLPLLVSPVIAVALCWGLLLTARFVEKMIPAWSPGCCDQEAWQKNPFVCAQNAEQLPLPWVQRIWIGLHWLSSGATSFARGLNDVPKIAAFLVLVTALAPSLPAAVVQYNAVWPIVAVTLFMGLGSVWGGFRVLQVLAHRVTPMDTRTGLVANVGTSFLVLAATPLGLPVSTTHVSTGALMGIRWGEGVKPDQADALKLILFGWVITLPVAALLAAATVWLSRWA